A genomic window from Micromonospora ferruginea includes:
- a CDS encoding alpha/beta hydrolase family protein has protein sequence MLRRLTVAVAAALSLALPATGTPAGASAPADPSAPGRYAAGYVDATVSAAGRSFSARITYPATAAGNGQPVAAGRFPAIAFGHGFLQSVSKYSSTLSHLATWGFIVVAPTSQGGLSPNHSAFADDLNAALTWTVAQDTTSGSRFAGHVDTARLGLSGHSMGGGASILAAARNPRVVTVANLAAAETNPSAVSAAATLTIPVQLVSGDRDGIAPPADHQRPIYAAKPPAKQLRTIKGGSHCGFMDSGSLFCDSGSISRTVQLQLTRRLLTEWFLRHLAGDTGYDDAVWGDPARTDPQVVFEGVR, from the coding sequence ATGTTGCGGAGACTCACCGTCGCGGTCGCGGCGGCGCTCAGCCTGGCACTGCCGGCGACCGGCACCCCGGCCGGCGCCAGCGCGCCGGCCGACCCGTCCGCCCCCGGCCGGTACGCGGCCGGCTACGTCGACGCCACCGTCAGCGCCGCCGGGCGCTCCTTCTCGGCCCGGATCACCTACCCGGCCACCGCCGCCGGCAACGGCCAGCCGGTCGCCGCCGGACGGTTCCCGGCGATCGCGTTCGGCCACGGCTTCCTGCAGTCCGTGTCGAAGTACTCCTCGACGCTGTCGCACCTGGCGACCTGGGGCTTCATCGTCGTCGCCCCGACGTCGCAGGGCGGCTTGTCGCCCAACCACAGCGCCTTCGCCGACGACCTCAACGCGGCGTTGACCTGGACCGTGGCGCAGGACACCACGAGCGGATCCCGGTTCGCCGGGCACGTGGACACCGCCCGGTTGGGCCTGTCCGGGCACTCCATGGGCGGCGGGGCGAGCATCCTGGCCGCGGCCCGCAACCCGCGCGTGGTGACGGTGGCGAACCTGGCCGCCGCCGAGACCAACCCGTCCGCCGTCTCGGCCGCGGCCACCCTCACGATCCCGGTGCAGCTCGTCTCCGGCGACCGGGACGGCATCGCCCCGCCGGCCGACCACCAGCGCCCGATCTACGCCGCCAAGCCGCCGGCCAAGCAGCTCCGGACCATCAAGGGCGGCTCGCACTGCGGCTTCATGGACAGCGGCTCGCTCTTCTGCGACAGCGGCTCGATCAGCCGCACGGTCCAGCTCCAGCTCACCCGGCGGCTGCTCACCGAGTGGTTCCTGCGGCACCTGGCCGGCGACACCGGCTACGACGACGCGGTCTGGGGCGACCCGGCCCGCACCGACCCGCAGGTGGTCTTCGAGGGCGTGCGCTGA